Proteins encoded in a region of the Streptomyces sp. NBC_01471 genome:
- a CDS encoding bifunctional cytidylyltransferase/SDR family oxidoreductase, translated as MSVQHKATKPRTTAVVLAGGTGQRVGLSIPKQLLKIAGKAVIEHTLTIFQQADSIDDIIVLMAPGYVPDIEKIVAKSGLTKVTRIIEGGSTRNETTERAIAALGEGLAEGEDRNVLFHDAVRPLLSQRVIKDCVDALERYQAVDVAIPSADTIIVTRTHGGDGEFITEVPDRSRLRRGQTPQAFKLSTIRRAYDVAAGDPNFQATDDCSVVLKYLPDVPIYVVAGDEYNMKVTQPVDVFITDKLFQLASTAAPRQADEAAYRELLTGKTLVVFGGSYGIGADIAAIAESYGAKVYALGRSTTGTHVENPEHVDDALSKAYSETGRIDYVINTAGVLRIGKLAETDNTTIQEALNVNYLAPVQIARASYKYLAETKGQLLLYTSSSYTRGRAEYSLYSSTKAAMVNLTQALSDEWAGDGVRVNCVNPERTATPMRTKAFGQEPEGSLLSSEAVARTSLDVLLSELTGHVIDVRQQDPTRDASADASGFEQALASVLDRQEDV; from the coding sequence GTGTCTGTGCAGCACAAAGCAACCAAGCCCCGGACTACAGCAGTCGTTCTCGCCGGTGGTACCGGCCAGCGCGTGGGTCTGTCGATCCCCAAGCAACTGCTGAAGATCGCCGGGAAGGCTGTCATCGAGCACACCCTGACGATCTTCCAGCAGGCCGATTCGATCGACGACATCATCGTGCTGATGGCCCCGGGATACGTACCGGACATCGAGAAGATCGTCGCCAAGTCCGGTCTCACCAAGGTCACCCGGATCATCGAGGGCGGTTCCACCCGCAACGAGACCACCGAGCGCGCCATCGCGGCCCTCGGTGAGGGGCTGGCCGAGGGAGAGGACCGCAACGTCCTCTTCCACGACGCCGTGCGCCCGCTGCTCTCGCAGCGCGTGATCAAGGACTGCGTGGACGCGCTGGAGCGCTACCAGGCCGTCGACGTCGCCATCCCGTCCGCGGACACCATCATCGTGACCCGCACCCACGGCGGCGACGGCGAGTTCATCACCGAGGTCCCGGACCGCTCCCGGCTGCGCCGCGGGCAGACCCCGCAGGCCTTCAAGCTCTCCACGATCCGCAGGGCGTACGACGTCGCCGCGGGCGACCCGAACTTCCAGGCCACCGACGACTGCTCGGTCGTGCTCAAGTACCTGCCGGACGTGCCGATCTACGTCGTCGCGGGCGACGAGTACAACATGAAGGTCACGCAGCCCGTCGATGTCTTCATCACCGACAAGCTGTTCCAGCTGGCCTCCACCGCGGCCCCGCGCCAGGCCGACGAGGCCGCCTACCGCGAGCTGCTGACCGGCAAGACCCTGGTGGTCTTCGGCGGTTCGTACGGCATCGGCGCCGACATCGCCGCCATCGCCGAGTCCTACGGCGCGAAGGTGTACGCGCTGGGCCGCTCCACCACCGGTACCCACGTCGAGAACCCGGAGCACGTCGACGACGCGCTCTCCAAGGCGTACTCGGAGACCGGCCGGATCGACTACGTCATCAACACCGCGGGCGTGCTGCGCATCGGCAAGCTCGCCGAGACGGACAACACGACCATCCAGGAAGCGCTGAACGTCAACTACCTGGCGCCGGTGCAGATCGCGCGCGCCTCGTACAAGTACCTGGCGGAGACCAAGGGCCAGCTGCTGCTCTACACCTCCAGCAGCTACACGCGGGGTCGCGCCGAATACAGCCTCTACTCCTCCACCAAGGCCGCCATGGTGAATCTCACCCAGGCCCTCTCGGACGAGTGGGCCGGTGACGGCGTCCGGGTCAACTGCGTCAACCCGGAGCGCACGGCGACCCCGATGCGCACCAAGGCGTTCGGCCAGGAGCCCGAGGGCAGCCTGCTCTCCTCGGAGGCCGTGGCCCGGACCTCGCTGGACGTGCTGCTCTCCGAGCTGACCGGCCACGTCATCGACGTACGGCAGCAGGACCCGACCCGCGACGCCAGCGCGGACGCGTCAGGGTTCGAGCAGGCGCTGGCCTCCGTGCTGGACCGTCAGGAAGATGTGTAA
- a CDS encoding glucose-1-phosphate thymidylyltransferase: MKALVLSGGAGTRLRPITHTSAKQLVPVANKPVLFYGLEAIADAGITDVGIVVGDTAEEIREAVGDGSRFGVEVTYIPQEAPRGLAHAVLISRDFLGDEDFVMYLGDNFIVGGITGLVEGFRETRPDAQILLTKVPDPTAFGVAELDGEGRVVALEEKPEVPKSDLALVGVYLFTPAVHEAVRSIGPSRRGELEITHAIQWLIDQRRDVHSTTISGYWKDTGNVTDMLEVNRAVLETVEPCEDGTADEASEIIGRVRIEKGAQVTRSRIVGPAIIGAGTVIRDAYVGPYTSVSEGCRIEDSEIEYSIVLRDSSITGVRRIAASLIGRGVQVTPSPRSPAAHRLVLGDHSKVQISS; encoded by the coding sequence GTGAAGGCTCTCGTCCTTTCCGGCGGTGCGGGCACACGCCTGCGCCCCATCACACACACTTCGGCCAAACAACTCGTGCCGGTTGCCAACAAGCCCGTGCTGTTCTATGGGCTCGAAGCCATCGCGGACGCGGGCATCACCGATGTCGGCATCGTCGTGGGTGATACCGCCGAGGAGATCCGTGAGGCCGTCGGGGACGGATCCCGCTTCGGCGTCGAGGTCACCTACATCCCGCAGGAGGCACCGCGCGGCCTGGCCCACGCCGTGCTCATCTCCCGGGACTTCCTGGGCGACGAGGACTTCGTCATGTATCTCGGTGACAACTTCATCGTCGGAGGCATCACGGGCCTGGTCGAGGGTTTCCGCGAGACCCGCCCTGACGCGCAGATCCTGCTGACCAAGGTCCCGGACCCGACGGCGTTCGGCGTGGCCGAGCTCGACGGGGAAGGCCGGGTCGTCGCTCTGGAGGAGAAGCCGGAGGTCCCCAAGAGCGATCTGGCGCTCGTCGGCGTCTACCTCTTCACCCCGGCCGTGCACGAGGCCGTCCGCTCCATCGGGCCGTCCCGGCGCGGTGAGCTGGAGATCACCCACGCCATCCAGTGGCTGATCGACCAGCGGCGTGACGTGCACTCCACGACGATCTCCGGCTACTGGAAGGACACCGGCAACGTCACCGACATGCTGGAGGTCAACCGCGCGGTCCTGGAGACCGTCGAGCCCTGCGAGGACGGCACGGCCGACGAGGCCAGCGAGATCATCGGGCGCGTCAGGATCGAGAAGGGCGCCCAGGTCACCCGCAGCCGTATCGTGGGGCCCGCGATCATCGGCGCGGGGACGGTGATTCGCGACGCGTACGTCGGCCCGTACACCTCGGTCTCCGAGGGGTGCCGGATCGAGGACAGCGAGATCGAGTACTCCATCGTCCTGCGCGACTCCTCGATCACCGGGGTCCGAAGGATCGCGGCCTCGCTGATCGGCCGCGGCGTCCAGGTGACGCCCTCGCCCCGCAGCCCCGCAGCCCACCGACTTGTCCTCGGCGACCACAGCAAGGTGCAGATCTCCTCATGA
- the rfbB gene encoding dTDP-glucose 4,6-dehydratase: MTNRILVTGGAGFIGSHYVRTVLGPGGPGGIAVTVLDKLTYAGNPANLDEVRDHPGFSFVQGDICDPVLVGELMAEHDQVVHFAAESHVDRSIDGGAEFIRTNVLGTHTLVDAAHRAGIDTFVHISTDEVYGSIDEGSWPETHPLEPNSPYSAAKASSDLVALSYHRTHGLDVRVTRCSNNYGHHHFPEKVIPLFVTNLLDGRSVPLYGDGGNVRDWLHIDDHVQGIELVRTKGRAGEVYNIGGGTELSNKELTGLLLKACGADWDTSVEYVTDRKGHDRRYSVDCAKIRTELGYEPRKDFADGLAETVQWYRDNRAWWEPLKERTALA, translated from the coding sequence ATGACGAACAGGATTCTGGTGACCGGCGGCGCCGGCTTCATCGGCTCGCACTACGTCCGCACGGTCCTCGGTCCCGGGGGCCCCGGCGGCATCGCGGTCACCGTGCTCGACAAGCTCACTTACGCGGGCAACCCGGCCAACCTCGACGAGGTCCGGGACCATCCAGGATTTTCCTTCGTGCAGGGCGACATCTGCGATCCCGTGCTGGTCGGCGAGCTGATGGCGGAGCACGACCAGGTGGTGCACTTCGCCGCCGAGTCCCATGTCGACCGGTCCATCGACGGCGGCGCCGAATTCATCCGGACCAATGTCCTCGGCACCCACACCCTGGTCGACGCGGCGCACCGGGCCGGCATCGACACGTTCGTGCACATCTCGACCGACGAGGTGTACGGGTCGATCGACGAGGGCTCCTGGCCCGAGACCCACCCGCTCGAACCCAACTCGCCGTACTCGGCGGCCAAGGCGTCCAGCGATCTCGTCGCGCTCTCCTACCACCGCACCCACGGTCTGGACGTGCGGGTGACCCGCTGCTCCAACAACTACGGGCACCACCACTTCCCGGAGAAGGTCATCCCGCTCTTCGTCACCAACCTGCTGGACGGCAGGTCCGTCCCGCTGTACGGCGACGGAGGCAACGTCCGCGACTGGCTGCACATCGACGACCACGTGCAGGGCATCGAGCTGGTCCGTACGAAGGGCCGTGCGGGCGAGGTGTACAACATCGGCGGCGGCACCGAGCTCTCCAACAAGGAGCTCACCGGACTGCTGCTCAAGGCCTGCGGGGCGGACTGGGACACCAGCGTCGAGTACGTCACCGACCGCAAGGGGCACGACCGGCGGTACTCGGTGGACTGCGCCAAGATCCGTACGGAGCTCGGGTACGAGCCCCGCAAGGACTTCGCGGACGGGCTCGCGGAGACCGTGCAGTGGTACCGCGACAACCGTGCCTGGTGGGAGCCGCTGAAGGAGCGCACGGCGCTCGCCTGA
- the rfbD gene encoding dTDP-4-dehydrorhamnose reductase has protein sequence MSGGWLVTGAGGMLARDLLARLADDGTPAAGLDRAALDITDPAAVRGALAEHRPAVVVNCAAWTAVDDAESAEEQALAVNGTGPRVLAEACRETGAVLLQISTDYVFAGDGTQPYAEDAPVAPRSAYGRTKLAGEQAVLGVLPERGYVVRTAWLYGAGGGNFVRTMVRLEAVKDTLDVVDDQCGQPTWTADLADLLVRLGTGALAGTAPAGVYHGTSGGATTWFGLTREIFRLLDADPARVLPTTSEAFVRPAPRPAYSVLGHDRWAAAGIEPLRDWRLALADAFPALVAAERS, from the coding sequence ATGAGCGGCGGTTGGCTGGTCACCGGGGCAGGCGGGATGCTCGCCCGGGACCTCCTCGCACGGCTGGCGGACGACGGCACCCCGGCGGCCGGACTGGACCGCGCGGCGCTCGACATCACCGACCCCGCGGCCGTCCGCGGCGCGCTGGCGGAGCACCGTCCCGCAGTTGTCGTCAACTGCGCGGCCTGGACCGCGGTCGACGACGCCGAGTCCGCGGAGGAGCAGGCGCTCGCCGTCAACGGCACGGGCCCCCGGGTCCTGGCCGAGGCGTGCCGGGAGACCGGCGCCGTGCTGCTCCAGATCTCCACGGACTACGTGTTCGCCGGTGACGGCACCCAGCCGTACGCGGAGGACGCCCCGGTGGCCCCGCGCAGCGCGTACGGCCGCACCAAGCTGGCCGGCGAGCAGGCCGTGCTCGGTGTGCTGCCCGAGCGCGGGTACGTGGTGCGCACGGCCTGGCTGTACGGGGCGGGCGGCGGCAACTTCGTCCGGACGATGGTGCGGCTGGAGGCGGTCAAGGACACCCTGGACGTGGTGGACGACCAGTGCGGCCAGCCCACCTGGACCGCCGACCTGGCGGATCTGCTGGTGCGCCTCGGCACGGGCGCCCTCGCGGGCACCGCGCCCGCGGGCGTCTACCACGGCACCAGCGGCGGTGCGACGACCTGGTTCGGGCTCACCCGGGAGATCTTCCGGCTGCTGGACGCGGACCCGGCGCGGGTGCTGCCCACGACCAGCGAGGCCTTCGTACGGCCCGCGCCGCGTCCCGCGTACAGCGTGCTCGGCCACGACCGCTGGGCGGCCGCGGGCATCGAACCGCTCCGCGACTGGCGGCTCGCGCTGGCCGACGCGTTCCCGGCGCTGGTCGCCGCCGAGCGCTCCTGA